A stretch of Balneolaceae bacterium DNA encodes these proteins:
- a CDS encoding DinB family protein, protein MDERQKMQHLFQFDLWCTNTLVDKVTEHAPFKEQETCVSLLSHIINAQKIWFRRVIKSSMENEVGIWEDHDLEILKSKAKKANQKWMDFIADHEVNLDAEIQYQNSRGTSYSNSVWEITNHLIIHGQHHRAQISLFLRNCDIKPPAIDYIHFARMSKSPELLN, encoded by the coding sequence TGCAGCACCTGTTTCAGTTCGATTTATGGTGCACCAATACATTGGTTGATAAAGTAACAGAACATGCACCATTTAAAGAGCAGGAAACGTGTGTTTCTCTGCTCTCGCATATCATCAATGCGCAAAAAATTTGGTTTCGCAGGGTCATCAAAAGTTCAATGGAAAATGAAGTGGGCATTTGGGAAGATCATGATCTTGAGATTCTGAAAAGTAAAGCCAAAAAGGCGAACCAGAAATGGATGGATTTTATTGCAGACCATGAAGTTAATCTGGATGCGGAAATTCAATATCAAAACTCCAGGGGAACAAGTTATAGTAATTCTGTTTGGGAGATTACAAATCACCTGATTATTCACGGGCAGCATCACAGGGCACAAATTTCACTTTTTCTAAGAAATTGTGATATTAAACCACCTGCGATTGACTATATTCATTTCGCAAGGATGTCCAAATCCCCTGAGTTATTAAACTAA